A region of Uloborus diversus isolate 005 unplaced genomic scaffold, Udiv.v.3.1 scaffold_366, whole genome shotgun sequence DNA encodes the following proteins:
- the LOC129233384 gene encoding zinc finger protein 271-like: MYMIKNSSLITNLRIHTNEKPYSCEYCKKTFSNSSNLKKHLRIHTNEKPYSCEYCKKTFSQSSSLITHLRIHTNEKPYSCEYCKQTFSTSSNLKKHLRIHTNEKPYSCEHCKKTFSDSSSLKRHLMMHTNEKPYCCEYCKKEFSRSSNLKNHLMIHTNEKPYSCKYCRNTFSDSSRLKIHLRVHTCEKPYSCEYCNKTFSRSSNLIIHLRTHTNEKPYSCEYCKKTFSQSSNFKKHLRTHTNEKSYCCEYCKQTFSNSSNLKRHLRIHTNEKPYSCEYCKKAFSESSKLKIHLRIHTNEKPYSCEYCKKAFSQSSNLKTHLQIHTNEKLYT, encoded by the exons ATGTATATGATAAAGAA ttcaagTTTGATTACAAATTTGAGGATacatactaatgaaaaaccatattcttgcgagtattgcaagaaaacattttctaatagttcaaatttgaaaaaacatttgaggattcacacaaatgaaaaaccatattcttgtgagtactgtaaaaagacattttctcaaagttcaagCTTGAttacacatttgaggatacacactaatgaaaaaccatattcttgtgaatattGTAAGCAGACATTTTCTActagttcaaatttgaaaaaacatttgaggattcacactaatgaaaaaccatattcttgcgagcattgtaaaaagacattttctgatagctcaagtttgaaaagacatttaatgatgcacactaatgaaaaaccgtattgttgcgagtattgtaaaaaggaattttctcggagttcaaatttgaaaaaccatttaatgatacacactaatgaaaaaccatattcttgcaaGTATTGTAGAaatacattttctgatagttcaagGTTGAAAATACATCTGAGGGTACACACttgcgaaaaaccatattcttgtgagtattgtaataAGACATTTTCTCGAAGCTCAAATTTGATTatacatttgaggacacacactaatgaaaaaccatattcttgtgagtattgtaaaaagacattttctcaaagttcaaattttaagaaacatttgaggacacacactaatgaaaaatcATATTGTTGCGAGTATTGTAAACAGACATTTTCTAATAGCTCgaatttgaaaagacatttaagGATTCACaccaatgaaaaaccatattcttgcgagtattgtaaaaaggcattttctgagagttcaaaattgaaaattcatctgaggatacacactaatgagaaaccatattcttgtgagtattgtaaaaaggcattttctcaaagttcaaatttgaaaactcaTTTGCAGATACACACCAATGAAAAGCTCTATACTTGA